From one Candidatus Chromulinivorax destructor genomic stretch:
- the rpsI gene encoding 30S ribosomal protein S9, with protein MTIASTAKTATTSAKPRPSASKKTVKNAPIASGTGRRKSAVARVWLRKGKGTMLINGRDFNEYFTVLSANEEGRSSFERFQITEGILADVNVKGGGYTAQASAVKLGVARALLMLDETLRPELRKLGFLTVDAREKERKKPGQKGARAKFQFTKR; from the coding sequence ATGACAATAGCTTCAACAGCAAAAACAGCGACGACTTCTGCTAAGCCTCGTCCATCTGCATCAAAAAAAACTGTAAAAAATGCACCAATTGCAAGTGGTACCGGACGTAGAAAAAGTGCTGTTGCACGAGTTTGGCTACGTAAGGGCAAAGGCACTATGTTGATTAACGGCAGAGATTTTAACGAATATTTCACTGTATTAAGTGCTAATGAAGAAGGAAGAAGTTCTTTTGAACGTTTCCAAATCACAGAAGGCATTTTAGCAGATGTAAACGTTAAAGGTGGCGGTTACACAGCTCAAGCTTCAGCAGTTAAGCTTGGTGTTGCTCGTGCATTACTTATGCTTGACGAAACATTACGTCCAGAATTACGTAAACTAGGCTTCTTGACAGTTGATGCGCGTGAAAAAGAGCGTAAAAAACCAGGTCAAAAAGGTGCTCGTGCGAAGTTCCAATTTACAAAAAGATAG
- the gyrB gene encoding DNA topoisomerase (ATP-hydrolyzing) subunit B, producing MANNPSNKDDALKNYNASSIRIMEGLEAVRKRPAMYIGNTGIGGLHHLVYEVVDNSVDEALGGHCSDIKIVLHVDGSCSVEDNGRGIPTDIHPTEGISAAEVVLTKLHAGGKFDKDSYKFSGGLHGVGISVVNALSSDLHLEIYQNGHVYEQNFKKGIPQDSLTITGNTRKRGTYVRFTPDAEIFQETTVFNFDTLSVRLRELAFLNKNLKIAISDKAQNKNHVFLFEGGIVSFVQSINDKKDPLFSEIIYIYKEDEKYILEAAVQYNDGFKEQIFSFVNNINTVEGGTHVSGFKSALTKACNKRALAMNMIKSGDSFSSEDVREGLVVVISLKAPEPQFEGQTKTKLGNSEVKGIVDSWAFGALDTFFEENPAIAKKILLKAEMARRARDAAKRARDLTRRKTALESTILPGKLADCSNEDPALSELFIVEGDSAGGSAKQARDRFTQAILPLKGKILNVEKARLDKMLINEEIKALISAVGCGIENQEEFNHTKARYHKIILMTDADVDGSHIRTLLLTFFFRYMRPLIEQGYLYIAQPPLYKVKIGKQSQYLSDDNSLKTFVFDWAKNNVSLAFVNKTESPTDLHKLLDDVLVYETKNHAISVNFNLEYKHCHQLALFMHQEQNIELDNSEKLIAQLQPFFPDFAITLQAPDMAPVQNVIQHDIKHTEHEIIQEDEVETEYKKVDGLEKSLIFTKSNISWTLPLEFFTSEKVVELVATMSPLFMLEKNRWVLFLGNREKGIEDQGILRMGYAIGQLSKPYMYIQRYKGLGEMNPEQLWETAMDPETRLFLQVKIEDGLEADAWFSNLMGDSVLGRKQFIEENGKFVKNLDI from the coding sequence GTGGCAAACAATCCTTCAAACAAAGACGATGCATTAAAAAATTATAATGCCAGTTCGATTCGAATCATGGAAGGACTGGAAGCAGTTCGTAAACGCCCTGCCATGTATATCGGAAACACCGGCATAGGCGGTCTTCATCATCTTGTTTATGAAGTCGTTGATAACTCAGTTGACGAAGCACTTGGCGGTCACTGTAGTGACATTAAAATTGTTTTACATGTTGATGGTTCATGCTCAGTTGAAGATAACGGTCGTGGTATTCCAACTGATATTCATCCAACCGAAGGCATTTCTGCAGCTGAAGTTGTTTTAACAAAACTGCATGCTGGTGGAAAATTCGATAAAGATTCATACAAATTTTCTGGTGGTCTTCATGGCGTAGGTATTTCTGTTGTAAACGCTTTATCAAGTGATTTACATCTTGAAATTTACCAAAATGGCCACGTGTACGAACAGAATTTTAAAAAAGGTATTCCTCAAGATTCTTTAACAATCACAGGAAATACAAGAAAACGTGGAACCTACGTACGCTTCACGCCAGATGCTGAAATTTTTCAAGAGACGACAGTATTTAATTTCGATACGTTATCAGTACGTCTACGTGAACTTGCTTTTTTAAATAAAAACTTAAAAATCGCCATTTCTGATAAAGCACAAAATAAAAACCACGTATTCCTTTTTGAAGGTGGTATTGTCTCTTTTGTACAATCAATTAACGATAAAAAAGATCCTTTATTTTCTGAAATTATTTACATCTATAAAGAAGATGAAAAATATATTCTTGAAGCAGCAGTACAATACAACGACGGCTTTAAAGAACAGATTTTCTCATTTGTTAACAACATTAATACCGTTGAAGGCGGAACGCACGTCAGTGGTTTTAAATCTGCACTCACAAAAGCATGTAACAAACGTGCTCTTGCTATGAACATGATTAAAAGCGGTGATAGTTTTTCCAGCGAAGACGTTCGTGAAGGTCTTGTTGTTGTTATCAGTTTAAAAGCCCCAGAACCTCAATTTGAAGGCCAAACAAAAACAAAACTTGGTAACAGCGAAGTAAAAGGTATTGTTGATTCATGGGCATTTGGTGCACTTGATACGTTCTTTGAAGAAAATCCTGCAATAGCTAAAAAGATTTTACTCAAAGCTGAAATGGCTCGTCGTGCTCGCGATGCAGCTAAACGTGCTCGTGATTTAACTCGTCGTAAAACTGCCCTAGAAAGCACAATTTTACCAGGTAAATTAGCAGATTGTTCAAATGAAGACCCTGCATTATCTGAACTATTCATCGTTGAGGGAGATTCAGCGGGCGGATCTGCAAAACAAGCGCGTGATCGATTCACACAAGCAATTTTGCCATTAAAAGGTAAAATTTTAAACGTAGAAAAAGCTCGTCTTGATAAAATGTTAATCAACGAAGAGATTAAAGCTTTAATTTCTGCTGTTGGTTGTGGCATCGAAAACCAAGAAGAATTCAATCATACCAAAGCTCGTTATCATAAAATCATTTTAATGACCGATGCTGACGTTGACGGATCACACATTCGCACACTATTATTAACATTCTTCTTCCGTTACATGCGCCCATTAATTGAACAAGGTTACTTATACATTGCGCAACCACCATTGTATAAAGTTAAAATTGGCAAACAATCTCAGTATTTAAGTGATGATAACAGTTTAAAAACTTTTGTTTTTGATTGGGCTAAAAATAACGTTTCATTAGCTTTTGTTAATAAAACAGAAAGCCCAACTGATCTGCATAAACTTTTAGATGATGTCTTAGTATATGAAACTAAAAATCATGCAATCAGCGTTAACTTTAACCTTGAATACAAACATTGCCATCAATTAGCACTATTCATGCATCAAGAACAGAATATTGAACTTGATAATTCAGAAAAACTTATTGCTCAACTACAACCATTCTTCCCTGATTTTGCAATTACGTTACAAGCACCTGATATGGCGCCTGTGCAAAATGTTATTCAACATGACATCAAGCATACAGAACATGAAATCATTCAAGAAGATGAAGTAGAAACTGAATACAAAAAAGTAGACGGTTTAGAAAAATCTCTGATTTTTACTAAATCAAATATTTCATGGACGCTGCCACTTGAATTCTTTACTTCAGAAAAAGTAGTTGAACTTGTTGCAACGATGAGCCCATTATTTATGCTTGAAAAAAATAGATGGGTACTGTTCCTTGGCAACAGAGAAAAGGGCATCGAAGATCAAGGTATCTTGCGCATGGGGTATGCTATTGGTCAATTAAGCAAACCATACATGTATATTCAACGATACAAAGGTCTTGGGGAGATGAACCCTGAACAATTGTGGGAAACTGCTATGGATCCAGAAACTCGTTTATTCTTACAAGTTAAAATCGAAGACGGCTTAGAAGCTGACGCTTGGTTTAGTAACTTGATGGGTGATAGCGTTCTTGGTAGAAAACAGTTTATCGAAGAAAATGGTAAATTCGTTAAAAATCTTGATATCTAA
- a CDS encoding nucleoside deaminase has protein sequence MSDDIKNFKFDDFGMKHALKQAGKAFACDEVPIGAVILNKDGKIIARAYNQVEKKHTQLAHAELQVLHKVTKKLERWRLNDCTLYVTLQPCIMCMGALILSRIGRIVYAANSPLFGCNVDKYEWFGIYKDSLPLIEFQEKMNR, from the coding sequence GTGAGTGATGATATAAAAAACTTTAAATTTGATGATTTTGGTATGAAGCATGCGCTCAAGCAAGCTGGTAAAGCTTTTGCATGTGATGAAGTACCTATTGGTGCTGTTATTTTGAATAAAGATGGAAAAATCATAGCACGTGCTTATAATCAGGTAGAAAAAAAACATACGCAATTAGCCCATGCCGAGCTACAAGTTTTGCATAAAGTTACGAAAAAATTAGAACGCTGGCGTTTAAATGATTGCACCTTGTATGTCACATTGCAGCCATGTATTATGTGTATGGGGGCGTTAATTCTTTCTCGTATTGGTCGAATTGTATATGCAGCAAACTCGCCATTATTTGGGTGTAATGTTGACAAATATGAATGGTTTGGGATATACAAAGATTCTTTACCACTTATTGAATTTCAAGAAAAAATGAATCGATAA
- a CDS encoding GNAT family N-acetyltransferase yields the protein MKYHTTILCMYLCLSIMLIGRLFTIDSQLSYEIVQFDYFDTSMRNQMYDMIFHDVEIQQRIFLPKESIDTYLSDLKVVHDLECWICRSRTNPSQIYCFITYLQRDEVYCFKKTNGPRITHKYDKYAGNYPLIETIKFVGCIQDIAVHKDYRRRGVTQALLSHFEDTCKKNSMEKMFMYVAADNEKAIHAYNKAGFLIDLAYTPQKDFFAMFKLIK from the coding sequence ATGAAATATCACACTACAATTCTTTGTATGTATTTGTGCTTAAGTATTATGCTTATTGGTAGATTATTTACAATTGACAGTCAGTTGTCCTATGAGATTGTGCAATTTGATTATTTTGATACGAGCATGAGAAATCAAATGTACGATATGATTTTTCATGATGTAGAAATTCAGCAAAGAATTTTTTTACCTAAAGAATCAATAGATACATATTTATCAGATTTAAAGGTAGTACATGATCTAGAGTGTTGGATTTGTCGATCTCGTACAAATCCATCTCAAATATATTGCTTTATCACCTATCTTCAACGCGATGAAGTATATTGTTTTAAAAAAACTAATGGACCAAGAATTACACATAAATATGATAAGTATGCTGGTAATTATCCATTGATAGAAACAATAAAATTTGTTGGATGCATTCAAGATATTGCTGTACATAAAGATTATCGTCGTCGGGGTGTAACGCAAGCATTATTGAGTCATTTTGAAGATACTTGCAAAAAAAATAGCATGGAAAAAATGTTTATGTATGTTGCTGCTGATAATGAAAAAGCAATTCATGCATATAATAAAGCTGGTTTTTTGATTGATTTAGCATATACGCCTCAGAAAGATTTTTTTGCAATGTTTAAATTGATTAAATAG
- a CDS encoding endonuclease Q family protein — MKFIADFHIHSRYSYATSKTMDLQQLAIWGQLKGIGLMGTGDFTHPTWQKELQSMLQPAEQGLFLLQSHFQSMVDASVYDTCKGTQRFLLTAEIATVFKRNGKCYKTHSIIFSPSLEVAFKISQKLATIGNIAYDGRPVLSLDVQDLLKIVLDISPDCMLIPAHIWTPHFGLLGSKSGFDSFQECFGDMIEHIYAFEKGLSSSFAMNAQCSQLDRFAILANSDAHSVQNLGREANILDTDLSYFGITQALKNNNPQQLIAGIEFFPEMGKYYGSGHRACKVYMTPEQSKENQICSGCGKGVTIGVAHRVAQLADRTVEQAQKYIRNRYAIAPLQDIIADSLQVQTSSKKVQKLYQSMLENLGNEFFILLTAKIEDIAIHSNFKIAQSIGAMRSGNVAVTPGYDGVYGTIRFDV, encoded by the coding sequence ATGAAGTTTATAGCAGATTTCCATATTCACTCTCGTTATTCTTATGCAACGTCTAAAACGATGGATTTACAACAGCTTGCAATCTGGGGCCAATTAAAAGGCATTGGTTTGATGGGGACGGGTGATTTTACTCATCCAACCTGGCAAAAAGAGTTGCAAAGTATGTTGCAGCCTGCAGAGCAAGGTCTCTTTTTATTACAGTCACATTTTCAATCGATGGTTGATGCGAGCGTGTATGATACTTGCAAAGGTACGCAACGATTTTTATTAACTGCAGAGATCGCAACTGTTTTTAAACGAAATGGAAAATGTTATAAAACTCATTCGATTATTTTTTCCCCATCACTTGAAGTTGCATTCAAGATCAGTCAGAAATTAGCGACCATCGGTAACATTGCTTACGATGGTCGCCCAGTTTTAAGTTTAGATGTTCAAGACTTACTTAAGATTGTGCTTGATATTTCACCTGATTGTATGCTGATTCCTGCTCATATTTGGACGCCACATTTTGGTCTTCTTGGTTCTAAATCAGGATTTGACTCGTTTCAAGAATGTTTTGGCGATATGATCGAACATATTTATGCGTTCGAAAAAGGCTTGTCATCAAGTTTTGCGATGAATGCACAATGTTCGCAGCTCGATCGTTTTGCAATTTTGGCAAATTCTGATGCACACAGTGTGCAAAATTTAGGCCGAGAAGCAAATATTCTTGATACTGATCTATCATATTTTGGTATAACGCAAGCGTTAAAAAATAACAATCCACAGCAACTGATTGCCGGGATAGAATTTTTCCCTGAGATGGGTAAATATTATGGCTCGGGCCATCGAGCATGCAAGGTGTACATGACGCCTGAGCAGTCTAAAGAAAATCAAATTTGTTCAGGTTGTGGCAAAGGTGTTACGATTGGCGTTGCACATCGAGTTGCACAACTTGCAGATCGAACAGTTGAGCAAGCACAAAAATACATTCGTAATCGGTATGCAATTGCTCCCTTGCAAGATATTATTGCCGATAGTTTACAGGTACAAACATCGAGCAAAAAAGTTCAAAAATTATATCAGTCTATGCTAGAAAATTTGGGAAACGAATTCTTTATTTTATTAACTGCAAAGATTGAAGACATTGCGATCCATAGTAATTTTAAGATAGCCCAATCAATTGGTGCGATGAGAAGTGGCAATGTTGCAGTAACTCCTGGGTACGATGGAGTGTATGGGACGATCCGTTTTGATGTTTAA
- the tilS gene encoding tRNA lysidine(34) synthetase TilS, translating to MSDPLPPDPNSIIQPHTTIIVGLSGGPDSVCLLHVLCSQKKELNLQIIAAHLDHEWQESSKIAAELCKNMCNNLGVDLVIKKLSELEFDVKWNGSQEEVGRLMRRHFFQSVAQQYQAHAIALAHHEQDQHETFFIRLLRGSSLKGLTGIQKKDGLYIRPLLHWSKNQIMQYLHENNLNYYTDQTNTSDAYLRNRIRNHVIPALHATDNRFEKNLTSTMSQLSLAHDFIEQQTCKIMQTMTTPQGINIALFLDTHTVAQQNILLRLLIMCGISFTPSQKLFNEIMRFLKKSSKNKHTLYQNCLIKKDKNYFSIEKLIKIDKNL from the coding sequence GTGAGCGATCCATTACCTCCTGATCCCAATTCTATTATTCAACCTCATACAACAATCATAGTTGGCCTTTCAGGCGGACCTGATTCAGTATGTTTGCTTCATGTGCTATGCTCACAAAAAAAAGAACTTAATCTACAAATTATTGCAGCACACCTTGACCATGAATGGCAAGAAAGCTCAAAAATTGCCGCAGAGCTATGCAAAAACATGTGTAACAATCTAGGTGTAGATTTAGTCATTAAAAAACTATCTGAGCTTGAATTTGATGTAAAATGGAACGGTTCACAAGAAGAAGTTGGACGTCTTATGCGTCGTCATTTTTTTCAATCAGTTGCGCAACAGTATCAAGCTCATGCAATAGCGCTTGCTCATCATGAACAAGATCAACACGAAACATTTTTTATTCGATTACTTCGTGGAAGTTCACTGAAAGGACTTACGGGCATACAAAAAAAAGATGGTTTATATATTCGTCCACTTTTGCACTGGTCAAAAAATCAAATCATGCAGTATCTGCATGAAAACAACCTGAATTACTATACTGATCAAACAAATACAAGCGATGCGTACTTACGAAATAGAATTCGTAATCATGTGATCCCAGCTCTTCATGCAACTGACAATCGATTTGAAAAAAATTTAACTTCGACGATGTCGCAATTATCACTTGCACATGATTTTATAGAACAACAAACTTGCAAAATCATGCAAACCATGACAACTCCTCAAGGTATTAATATTGCACTTTTTTTAGATACTCACACCGTTGCACAACAAAATATCTTATTACGACTTTTAATTATGTGTGGTATTTCTTTTACCCCAAGCCAAAAATTGTTCAACGAAATTATGAGGTTTTTAAAAAAAAGCAGCAAGAATAAACACACTTTGTATCAAAATTGCCTGATAAAAAAAGATAAAAATTACTTCTCGATTGAAAAATTAATAAAAATTGATAAAAATCTATGA
- a CDS encoding FtsB family cell division protein, translating to MRYFWSRSIILLLSLEAVAFIANYNFGSSGLQALQQLKASKKLLQDEIATLQNENSFLQEQIDEWSAGLFLQEKFAREKLQMQKKDEKIYLRYILK from the coding sequence ATGAGATATTTTTGGAGTCGATCTATTATTCTGCTTTTATCGCTTGAAGCAGTAGCTTTTATTGCAAATTATAATTTTGGTTCCTCAGGATTACAGGCCTTGCAGCAATTAAAAGCAAGTAAAAAATTATTACAAGATGAGATTGCAACATTACAAAATGAAAACAGTTTTTTACAAGAACAGATAGATGAATGGTCTGCAGGACTGTTTTTACAAGAAAAATTTGCTCGAGAAAAATTACAGATGCAAAAAAAAGATGAAAAAATTTATTTACGATACATTTTAAAATAA
- a CDS encoding TraR/DksA family transcriptional regulator translates to MLAQSQLDKIKSELLIRKKELEIELDRLSKEPVSDNQSQDDGDQAVSSTLETLRNSIQNAEYVEFVMIEAALRSIEDGRYGICQDCEQEISEKRLKYYPNAQRCLTCQEAAEITAF, encoded by the coding sequence ATGTTAGCTCAGAGCCAGTTAGATAAAATTAAAAGCGAGTTACTTATAAGAAAAAAAGAGCTTGAAATTGAGCTTGATCGATTATCAAAAGAACCGGTATCTGATAATCAATCACAAGATGATGGCGATCAAGCAGTATCTTCGACGCTTGAAACATTACGCAATTCTATTCAAAATGCTGAATACGTAGAATTCGTTATGATTGAAGCTGCACTGCGATCAATTGAAGATGGTCGTTATGGCATTTGCCAAGATTGCGAACAAGAGATATCTGAAAAAAGATTAAAATATTATCCAAATGCACAACGTTGTTTGACATGCCAAGAGGCTGCAGAAATTACTGCATTTTAA
- a CDS encoding superoxide dismutase — protein MFKLDSLLYSYDALQPYIDALTMEIHYTKHHQTYIDNLNAAIAKHPELQSKSVYDLLLTPDELPADITTAVINNGGGHYNHTLFWLMMSPQGKLLGKGDVLTAIEKTFGSFEQFKLLFENAAKTRFGSGWAWLAVDRSTGALEIVSTANQDCPISNNKEVILGLDVWEHAYYLHYQNRRADYIAAWWNVVNWGYVQDRYSQILKSL, from the coding sequence ATGTTTAAATTAGATTCTTTACTGTATAGCTATGATGCATTACAACCGTATATTGATGCGTTAACCATGGAAATTCATTACACCAAACACCATCAGACCTACATTGATAACCTGAATGCAGCTATTGCAAAACATCCAGAATTACAAAGTAAGTCGGTGTACGATTTATTACTCACACCAGATGAGTTGCCTGCTGATATTACAACAGCGGTGATTAACAATGGTGGTGGACATTATAACCACACGTTATTTTGGTTAATGATGTCACCTCAAGGTAAGTTACTTGGCAAAGGTGATGTGTTAACTGCTATAGAAAAAACTTTTGGATCATTTGAACAGTTTAAGCTATTGTTTGAAAATGCTGCAAAAACTCGATTTGGTTCTGGTTGGGCATGGCTTGCTGTTGACAGGTCAACAGGAGCATTAGAAATTGTTTCGACTGCAAATCAAGATTGTCCAATTTCTAATAATAAAGAAGTCATTTTGGGGTTAGATGTGTGGGAACATGCGTATTATCTACATTACCAAAATCGTCGTGCTGATTACATTGCAGCATGGTGGAATGTGGTTAACTGGGGTTATGTCCAAGACCGATACAGTCAGATCTTAAAAAGTTTGTAA
- a CDS encoding HAD-IA family hydrolase, with protein sequence MKNFIFFAILLININYVSPLQAQENHISEYQTMMTYISSYIWQNQIVDTIPSSSNDTAIIFDLDGVVLTTDKLQAFQEIGMATILQYVATNWQLPSQARLFQILESVPAESKFQAYNQGILMPQIMVDWQCSSQSLLSIQLAMNRHIKNSAISDAEKNLLLQTTAMMTNPEKFIKTRKTIPAGVALLHELKKAGYKLYVLSNWDAASFSLLQKKFPEIFIHNDENMFDGIMISGKIGTLKPERSMFEKCLTEFNITPAHAIFIDDTIENIQAADNLEMNTIHCNPQDIAPVRNKLIKILSK encoded by the coding sequence ATGAAAAACTTTATATTTTTTGCAATACTACTGATTAATATAAACTATGTATCACCATTGCAAGCTCAAGAAAACCATATATCTGAATATCAAACCATGATGACCTATATCTCTTCATATATTTGGCAGAATCAAATAGTTGACACAATTCCTAGCTCCAGCAATGATACCGCAATTATTTTTGATCTTGATGGCGTGGTGCTGACAACTGATAAGTTACAAGCTTTTCAAGAAATCGGCATGGCAACTATACTGCAGTATGTTGCAACGAACTGGCAATTGCCATCACAAGCTCGTCTTTTTCAAATTCTTGAAAGCGTACCTGCTGAGTCAAAGTTTCAAGCATATAATCAAGGCATTTTAATGCCACAAATTATGGTCGATTGGCAATGCTCATCGCAAAGTCTTCTTTCTATACAACTTGCAATGAATCGTCACATTAAAAATTCTGCAATTTCTGATGCTGAAAAAAATTTATTGCTCCAGACAACTGCTATGATGACCAATCCAGAAAAATTTATTAAAACACGAAAAACAATTCCCGCAGGTGTTGCATTATTACATGAATTAAAAAAAGCTGGTTATAAACTGTATGTATTATCAAACTGGGATGCAGCATCTTTTAGTTTATTACAGAAAAAATTTCCAGAAATTTTTATCCATAATGATGAAAATATGTTTGATGGCATTATGATTTCAGGAAAAATTGGAACCTTAAAGCCTGAACGCTCTATGTTTGAAAAATGCTTAACAGAATTTAATATCACACCAGCACATGCAATTTTTATCGATGACACCATTGAAAACATTCAAGCTGCTGACAATCTTGAAATGAATACAATCCATTGTAATCCTCAAGATATTGCTCCAGTTCGCAACAAATTAATAAAAATTTTATCAAAATAA